Proteins encoded within one genomic window of Synechococcus sp. PCC 7335:
- a CDS encoding gamma-glutamyl-gamma-aminobutyrate hydrolase family protein (Members of this family of hydrolases with an active site Cys residue belong to MEROPS family C26.) gives MQRKILTLIHKETSIPGLIGHKLELMGYQLDICAPILGDPLPSDLDDYAGVLVFGGPMSVNDNEAFLHQEIELIRQVLAAELPYLGICLGAQLLAKVLGAEVGPHREAVEEIGYYPIYATEVGRSQFPEKMMIYQWHKEGFNLPDGAILLATGDNFPHQAFRWGDRAYGLQFHPEMTADMVDFWSTNGADLIGAPNTQTKQQQIDNHYRHSQSVESWLETFLNNWLSPVPEPA, from the coding sequence ATGCAACGAAAGATTCTGACCCTTATCCATAAAGAGACGAGCATACCCGGGTTAATAGGCCACAAGCTGGAGCTAATGGGCTATCAGCTTGATATTTGTGCGCCGATTCTAGGCGATCCGCTACCTAGTGACCTTGATGACTACGCGGGCGTATTGGTGTTTGGGGGGCCGATGAGCGTTAATGACAATGAGGCCTTTTTGCATCAGGAAATAGAATTGATCCGACAGGTGCTTGCGGCGGAGCTGCCGTACTTAGGAATCTGTTTAGGAGCGCAGTTGCTAGCTAAGGTTTTAGGGGCAGAGGTTGGACCTCATAGGGAGGCGGTAGAAGAGATAGGCTACTATCCAATTTATGCAACTGAGGTAGGGCGATCACAGTTCCCCGAAAAAATGATGATCTATCAGTGGCATAAAGAAGGCTTCAACCTACCTGATGGCGCAATATTGCTAGCAACGGGTGATAATTTCCCTCATCAGGCCTTTCGATGGGGCGATCGCGCCTATGGTCTTCAATTTCATCCAGAAATGACTGCTGATATGGTTGATTTTTGGAGTACAAACGGCGCGGACCTGATTGGTGCTCCAAACACTCAAACCAAACAGCAGCAGATAGATAACCATTACCGCCACAGCCAAAGCGTAGAGTCTTGGTTGGAAACTTTTTTAAACAATTGGCTTTCCCCCGTGCCTGAACCAGCATGA
- a CDS encoding DUF2973 domain-containing protein: protein MLHLLYVLAFTVLAVLAVSNMIRNMVRLGTEVRQPMQTVKSDRPVPHPELLNDSGDVINEPLLVMRSISIKDARDQLNALYESSGNSSINNEDPPAEDV, encoded by the coding sequence ATGCTCCACCTGCTATACGTTCTTGCTTTCACTGTTTTAGCGGTTCTCGCCGTTTCTAACATGATTCGTAATATGGTTAGGTTGGGCACCGAAGTGCGTCAGCCTATGCAGACAGTAAAATCTGACCGTCCGGTTCCTCACCCTGAATTACTTAACGATAGTGGCGACGTGATCAATGAGCCATTACTAGTGATGCGCTCTATCTCTATTAAAGATGCGAGAGATCAGCTAAATGCGCTTTACGAATCTTCTGGAAATTCTTCTATCAACAATGAAGACCCCCCTGCTGAAGATGTTTAG
- a CDS encoding DUF2605 domain-containing protein — protein MPSPSVPPEDAELLKAVLPPLLDDFQHWFGRTATLLEEQNISFLSSMEQADLLTRVQSAQQQVGASQTLCSITDGQAGIEMKVVMAWHKLVNECWSVAMRYRRDQANQDQDNQDQAN, from the coding sequence ATGCCTTCACCGTCCGTCCCACCAGAAGATGCTGAATTGTTAAAAGCAGTTCTCCCACCGCTTTTAGATGATTTTCAGCACTGGTTTGGTCGGACAGCTACCCTGCTTGAAGAACAAAACATTAGCTTTTTAAGTTCGATGGAACAGGCAGACCTCCTTACTAGAGTCCAATCCGCTCAGCAACAAGTCGGTGCATCACAGACACTTTGCTCTATTACTGATGGACAGGCAGGTATTGAAATGAAAGTTGTGATGGCTTGGCACAAGCTTGTCAATGAATGCTGGAGCGTGGCCATGCGCTATCGCCGGGACCAAGCCAATCAGGACCAAGACAATCAAGACCAAGCTAATTAG
- a CDS encoding TIGR02450 family Trp-rich protein has protein sequence MPKQKFPHLLGSKWTAQQKTLGWRHFHVVNRKNQDTLVFAELAAACDPSVRLWINAKVLKNRLLWAAGWQTLHEIDAVATDYTGRPHRLNPPNE, from the coding sequence GTGCCCAAACAAAAATTTCCCCACCTGCTTGGTTCAAAGTGGACTGCTCAGCAGAAAACCCTTGGCTGGCGTCACTTTCATGTCGTCAACCGCAAGAACCAAGACACTCTCGTCTTTGCTGAACTTGCGGCCGCTTGCGATCCTAGCGTTCGTTTATGGATCAACGCTAAAGTTCTGAAGAACCGTCTGCTGTGGGCCGCTGGCTGGCAAACTTTACACGAAATTGATGCAGTGGCTACTGACTATACCGGCAGACCTCATCGGCTCAATCCTCCCAATGAATAA
- a CDS encoding ABC transporter ATP-binding protein: MIEVEKLSKAYGSTLAIKDVTFEVAPGEILGFLGPNGAGKTTTMRILTGYLPATGGTARVAGKDVHTESMAVRQRIGYLPEAPPLYPEMTVEGFLHFVARIKGMSAGDRPSKVSSAIVRCNLEEKRQVMIRKLSKGFKQRVGIAQAIVHNPPVIVLDEPTVGLDPKQIIDVRNLIKSLAGEHTIILSTHILPEVSMTCDRITIINQGEIIATDSPEHLVERLTGRGGYWVEIAGDIDAGLAALRSVPGVVNAEITASEGLAAGHSRFQVTTGSEDVGSAIAAQVVEQGLGLFELTRNRASLEDVFINLTTQEAAQAEESAELDIEQTTTFEAKSSEAKSSKAEPAADTE; the protein is encoded by the coding sequence ATGATTGAGGTAGAGAAGCTAAGCAAGGCATACGGATCTACGCTGGCAATCAAGGATGTGACCTTTGAAGTAGCGCCAGGTGAGATTCTAGGCTTTTTGGGCCCTAATGGCGCGGGCAAGACAACGACCATGCGAATTCTAACCGGCTATCTGCCAGCGACAGGGGGGACGGCTCGGGTAGCGGGAAAGGATGTTCACACTGAGTCGATGGCGGTACGTCAAAGAATTGGCTATCTACCCGAAGCACCACCGCTATATCCGGAGATGACCGTAGAAGGCTTTTTGCATTTCGTAGCGCGAATCAAGGGCATGAGCGCAGGCGATCGCCCCTCTAAAGTCTCCTCTGCAATCGTTCGCTGCAATCTAGAAGAAAAGCGCCAGGTGATGATTCGTAAGCTATCCAAAGGATTTAAGCAGCGAGTAGGTATTGCCCAGGCAATTGTTCACAATCCACCGGTTATTGTCCTTGATGAGCCAACAGTGGGACTAGACCCGAAGCAGATTATCGACGTGCGAAATTTGATCAAGAGCTTAGCCGGCGAGCATACGATTATCTTATCGACACATATTTTGCCCGAAGTGAGTATGACGTGCGATCGCATTACCATCATTAACCAAGGCGAAATTATCGCGACCGATAGCCCCGAACATTTGGTCGAACGGCTAACTGGTAGAGGAGGCTACTGGGTAGAGATAGCCGGAGATATAGACGCAGGGCTAGCGGCGCTGCGTTCAGTACCAGGGGTAGTAAACGCCGAAATAACTGCGAGCGAAGGGCTAGCGGCTGGGCATTCACGCTTTCAAGTAACGACAGGATCCGAAGATGTAGGAAGTGCGATCGCAGCTCAAGTCGTCGAGCAAGGTTTGGGGTTGTTTGAACTCACTCGCAACCGGGCGAGCTTAGAAGACGTATTCATCAATCTAACCACCCAAGAGGCTGCGCAGGCGGAAGAAAGTGCGGAACTAGACATAGAACAAACTACGACGTTTGAAGCTAAGTCGTCTGAAGCTAAGTCGTCTAAAGCAGAGCCAGCGGCTGATACTGAATAA
- a CDS encoding ABC transporter permease, with translation MKTFIANLLAIYQRELQSYFKSPFAYVIAVVFWLIGGLFLIVLLLSPEGIIAQVSASDQLGLGQTYDVPYEFLKIYLNLLGSLSMFVLPMLSMGLYAEERKQGTLELLATSPLTNWVVALGKLLGVVTFYSAMLVPLMGLELIALSASDPVFPLSLFLLGHLGLLLLGASTLALGMFISSLSDSTVLAAVMTFGVVLLLWVVDAIATVLPGPFGLSLSHLSLLTHFTDFTEGVFDTSGLILFLSYSVLGLYLTAQSIDTLRFQRS, from the coding sequence ATGAAGACATTTATCGCAAACCTACTAGCGATCTATCAACGAGAGCTACAGAGTTATTTCAAGTCGCCGTTTGCCTATGTTATCGCCGTCGTATTTTGGCTCATTGGTGGACTGTTTTTAATTGTCTTACTGCTTTCGCCAGAAGGCATTATCGCCCAGGTCAGTGCGTCCGACCAGCTAGGGCTAGGACAGACCTACGATGTACCGTATGAGTTTTTAAAGATATACCTCAACCTACTGGGCTCACTATCGATGTTTGTCTTACCCATGCTCTCAATGGGGCTATATGCCGAAGAACGCAAGCAAGGCACTCTGGAGCTACTAGCGACTTCTCCATTGACTAACTGGGTGGTGGCGCTCGGTAAGCTGCTAGGGGTTGTGACGTTCTACAGTGCGATGCTAGTGCCGCTGATGGGACTAGAGCTGATTGCACTTAGCGCTAGCGACCCGGTGTTTCCGCTATCTTTGTTTCTACTAGGACATCTCGGACTCTTGCTGTTAGGGGCTAGCACGCTAGCACTGGGCATGTTTATTTCTTCTTTGTCAGACAGTACGGTGCTAGCAGCCGTGATGACATTTGGTGTCGTTCTGTTGCTATGGGTTGTCGATGCGATCGCGACTGTCCTACCTGGACCGTTTGGCTTATCACTTAGTCATCTCTCACTCTTGACCCATTTCACCGACTTTACAGAAGGGGTATTTGATACCAGCGGGCTAATTCTCTTTCTCTCATACAGCGTTTTAGGGCTCTATCTAACTGCGCAATCAATCGATACGCTAAGGTTCCAACGGTCCTAA
- a CDS encoding Gldg family protein yields the protein MKNLQGLLKYLVWPGIVLITAGIVVGLLNSWTLVAVLLLVVGLLMLVVGITAGDFGVFKLGFWQRRSTQAGTNAAVSVLAVLTILGLINFIGARYDSRIDLTDGQLLTLSPASQEVVRNLETPTQVLIFSSNADIRDQRLLENYRRYNSDLSYEYIDPFANPEQAQALGVTTEGEVYVQAEPTTEGTLGNVEENAEETIEAEPDSRALLVQTVDLQERLSERQLTSKLAQLSQNESPTAYFLQGHDEYVIDGSRPGLFEAASRLESENFTVAPLNLAETDQVPDDADVLVVAGPQQELFETEVIIVQDYLDSGGSLLVMIDPRVETGLEALMNQWGVVPEETVVIDTSGGGQLVGLGPAAPLVTDYGDHPITEPFEQGRSFFPVARPLQIREIPDIEGTPLLFTNQNSHTQPLADDDELSIDPNQPPAGPFALGVALLGPNDARMVVIGNSSFATDGLFNQQLNGDVFLNAVSWLSKVENPTLEIRPKEVTDRRLNMTVRQQIMLTVLALVVLPLAGLIGAGSLWLKRR from the coding sequence ATGAAAAATCTTCAGGGCTTGCTTAAGTATCTCGTCTGGCCAGGTATTGTGCTGATAACAGCAGGAATCGTGGTCGGTCTGCTAAATAGCTGGACGCTGGTTGCCGTATTGCTACTAGTGGTGGGTTTGTTGATGCTAGTAGTTGGCATTACCGCTGGTGACTTTGGCGTGTTCAAGCTAGGGTTCTGGCAGCGTCGCTCTACTCAAGCTGGCACGAACGCAGCGGTCTCAGTCCTTGCTGTGCTGACAATCTTAGGCTTGATTAATTTCATCGGCGCTCGCTATGACAGCCGCATCGATCTAACCGACGGTCAACTGTTGACGCTCTCTCCTGCATCCCAAGAAGTCGTACGAAATCTAGAGACTCCCACTCAAGTTTTGATCTTTAGCTCGAACGCAGACATAAGAGACCAGCGGCTATTGGAAAACTATCGCCGCTACAACAGCGATCTGAGCTACGAGTATATCGATCCTTTTGCCAATCCAGAGCAAGCCCAGGCGCTTGGTGTCACGACAGAAGGCGAAGTATATGTTCAAGCAGAACCGACTACTGAAGGCACTTTAGGGAATGTCGAAGAGAATGCCGAAGAAACTATCGAAGCAGAGCCCGATAGTCGAGCCCTTCTGGTTCAAACAGTTGACTTGCAAGAACGGCTAAGCGAAAGACAGCTAACGAGCAAACTAGCGCAGCTCAGTCAGAATGAATCGCCCACCGCCTATTTTTTACAAGGGCACGATGAGTATGTGATTGATGGTTCGAGGCCTGGTTTGTTTGAGGCTGCTAGTCGATTGGAAAGTGAAAACTTTACCGTGGCACCGCTAAATCTAGCTGAGACTGACCAAGTGCCAGACGACGCTGATGTGCTCGTTGTAGCAGGGCCACAGCAGGAACTGTTTGAGACTGAAGTGATCATTGTGCAAGACTATCTAGACTCTGGTGGAAGTCTGCTAGTGATGATCGATCCGCGAGTGGAGACAGGACTAGAAGCGCTGATGAACCAGTGGGGCGTAGTGCCAGAAGAAACGGTTGTGATCGATACCTCAGGTGGTGGACAGCTAGTCGGGTTGGGACCAGCAGCGCCTTTGGTCACTGACTATGGCGATCATCCTATTACCGAGCCTTTCGAGCAGGGGCGCTCTTTCTTTCCAGTAGCCAGGCCATTACAGATTAGAGAAATCCCAGACATAGAAGGGACTCCTTTGTTATTTACAAACCAAAACAGTCACACGCAGCCGCTAGCTGATGATGACGAACTATCGATCGATCCTAACCAGCCACCAGCGGGGCCGTTCGCTTTAGGCGTAGCCCTCTTGGGCCCTAACGATGCGCGGATGGTCGTGATTGGCAATTCTAGCTTTGCGACCGATGGATTGTTCAACCAGCAGCTCAATGGCGATGTATTTTTGAATGCTGTGAGCTGGCTAAGCAAGGTAGAGAATCCAACGCTGGAGATTCGACCGAAGGAGGTAACTGACAGACGGTTGAATATGACGGTTCGACAGCAGATTATGCTGACAGTATTAGCGCTGGTCGTCTTGCCGTTAGCTGGGTTAATCGGCGCTGGATCGCTATGGCTAAAACGCCGATAG
- a CDS encoding DUF4340 domain-containing protein produces MLNRGTLLLLLIAITLGGGVLLFENSDSAERARNADETVGEAQGKPLLPFEESAITRFTLSRSNQSDLAFVKDESGVWQMSAPEETIAEGGAIAFLLSQITRPSNRVITAESNNLVDFGLEDPEATITLEATASEAEKHTYQLLLGGADFGGDQRYVQVIELMGQADATSSDENSSNEEVDSANLVEAEESSEMEIHLVSGGIANAIERPVPDWISNEEGEATDSTTQP; encoded by the coding sequence ATGTTGAATCGCGGAACGCTGTTGTTGTTGTTGATTGCGATCACGCTTGGCGGTGGTGTTTTACTATTTGAAAACAGTGATAGTGCAGAGCGCGCTAGGAATGCAGATGAAACCGTAGGTGAAGCGCAAGGCAAACCGCTGCTGCCATTTGAAGAAAGTGCGATCACGCGGTTCACGCTGAGCCGTTCTAACCAGAGCGATTTGGCTTTCGTAAAAGATGAGTCGGGTGTCTGGCAGATGAGCGCACCCGAAGAAACAATAGCAGAAGGGGGGGCGATCGCCTTTCTCCTCAGCCAGATCACCCGTCCATCCAATCGAGTTATAACCGCCGAAAGCAACAACCTCGTCGATTTCGGCCTAGAAGATCCAGAAGCTACCATCACCCTAGAAGCAACCGCCTCAGAAGCAGAGAAGCATACCTATCAGCTGCTGCTAGGCGGAGCTGACTTCGGTGGAGACCAGCGATATGTACAGGTTATTGAGCTGATGGGCCAAGCAGATGCCACTAGCAGTGATGAAAATAGCAGCAATGAGGAAGTAGATTCCGCCAACTTAGTTGAAGCTGAAGAGTCTAGTGAGATGGAAATTCATCTTGTTTCTGGTGGAATCGCCAACGCGATCGAACGCCCTGTCCCTGACTGGATATCTAATGAAGAAGGCGAAGCAACAGATTCAACTACTCAGCCTTGA
- a CDS encoding DUF697 domain-containing protein has translation MPVPFSDAAGIVPIQVGMLAGISATFGLSIDKSFLSTIVGSIITGAGGTLAGRSIVSGLLKMIPGAGSVVGGTIAAATAAGLTTAFGEAYIAALDMLFIQNNGEPPTSEEVAEAFKAKYLLLAGGK, from the coding sequence GTGCCAGTTCCATTTTCTGATGCGGCCGGTATTGTACCAATTCAAGTTGGCATGCTGGCTGGTATTTCAGCAACATTTGGTCTGTCGATTGACAAAAGTTTTCTGAGCACTATAGTCGGGAGCATCATTACCGGAGCAGGTGGGACACTTGCAGGACGCTCTATTGTATCTGGTCTGCTCAAAATGATTCCTGGTGCAGGTTCTGTAGTCGGTGGAACAATTGCAGCAGCTACAGCAGCAGGGCTTACCACTGCTTTTGGTGAAGCATATATTGCCGCATTAGATATGTTATTTATCCAAAATAATGGTGAGCCACCCACATCTGAAGAAGTTGCAGAGGCATTCAAAGCCAAATATCTGCTACTTGCTGGTGGTAAATGA
- a CDS encoding GTPase domain-containing protein — translation MTVAEDFNFEATVKAALHEALRERGHVNVLIAGRTGVGKSTLINSVFQGNFATTGQGRPVTQNTREIKKEGIPLSIFDTRGLEMADFSETLDALKSLINQRSRNTDSNQHIHVAWICIAEDSRRVEPAEEELVKMLVDRNIPVIAVITKSRSDKGFRAEVLRILLPVSNAVRVRAIDEELDEGIVLPAMGLKDLVDLTMQVVPEGLKRAFTAAQKVDIELKKTQSHVIVTGAATSAAGIAACASSIF, via the coding sequence ATGACGGTTGCGGAAGATTTCAACTTTGAGGCTACAGTCAAAGCTGCTTTACACGAAGCTCTAAGGGAACGTGGTCATGTCAATGTTCTAATCGCCGGACGAACCGGAGTAGGTAAGAGTACTCTTATCAATTCGGTCTTTCAGGGAAACTTTGCTACTACTGGTCAGGGTCGTCCTGTCACGCAGAACACAAGAGAAATCAAAAAAGAAGGGATTCCACTTTCTATTTTCGATACTCGCGGTCTTGAAATGGCAGATTTCTCTGAAACATTAGATGCGTTGAAGTCTTTGATTAATCAGCGTTCAAGAAATACCGACTCAAACCAACACATTCACGTTGCCTGGATTTGTATAGCGGAAGATTCCAGACGTGTTGAACCAGCAGAGGAAGAACTGGTAAAAATGCTGGTGGACCGTAATATACCTGTCATTGCTGTAATTACAAAATCGAGATCCGATAAAGGTTTTCGTGCTGAGGTCCTACGAATATTGCTACCTGTAAGCAATGCTGTTAGGGTTCGTGCTATTGATGAAGAATTAGATGAAGGCATTGTTCTTCCTGCTATGGGGTTGAAAGATCTTGTGGATTTGACTATGCAGGTTGTCCCAGAAGGATTGAAAAGGGCTTTTACGGCAGCTCAGAAAGTAGATATTGAGTTAAAAAAAACACAGTCTCATGTAATCGTTACGGGCGCAGCGACTAGTGCCGCAGGAATTGCGGCTTGTGCCAGTTCCATTTTCTGA
- a CDS encoding spore photoproduct lyase family protein, producing the protein MSSEDLSALITPASVQDLAINQQIYSKASSYEGTAQKGIFQKAVSFASHTQQASGQSGQARLWKPRQVLFTPAALEEAWGQQIYQRVSDLGLSITELKSNRITGLRGKDERETYAKAKQTMAVVTAPPGQFKLQPIPPSADWQFHLAEGCPAHCQYCYLASSLSGPPVIRVYANLPAILENTDRFIKEDSASTSFEVSCYTDPLSLEHLTGSLGECIRYFGTQPRKHLRWVSKFNNVEPLLEIEHNGRTRCRVSINANPVSKGFEGGTASVSDRIQALRTLALPKSQGGGGYPIGFVIAPIMAFEDWRDSYTQLLEEIATAIDFECDLTFELITHRFTAKSKQVLNEWYPNSELDMQMDSRTTKRNKFGGIKYVYDKDTTQALRSFFEEKIEQNFTNAKILYWT; encoded by the coding sequence ATGTCGTCCGAAGATCTCAGCGCTCTAATCACGCCTGCCTCTGTTCAAGATCTTGCTATCAACCAGCAGATATATTCGAAAGCGTCTAGCTACGAAGGGACTGCTCAGAAAGGGATCTTTCAGAAGGCTGTCTCTTTCGCCTCACATACTCAGCAAGCGAGTGGCCAATCGGGTCAGGCCCGTCTGTGGAAGCCTCGTCAGGTGCTATTTACCCCTGCTGCTTTGGAAGAAGCGTGGGGACAGCAGATATACCAAAGGGTGAGCGATCTGGGCCTATCGATCACCGAGCTGAAAAGCAACCGAATTACCGGGCTGCGGGGCAAAGACGAACGCGAAACCTACGCCAAAGCCAAGCAGACAATGGCCGTGGTCACTGCGCCACCAGGACAGTTCAAGCTACAGCCAATTCCGCCTTCCGCCGACTGGCAATTTCATCTAGCAGAAGGCTGTCCGGCGCACTGCCAATATTGCTATTTGGCCAGCAGTCTTTCGGGGCCTCCGGTGATTCGAGTCTATGCCAACCTTCCTGCTATCTTGGAAAATACCGACCGCTTTATCAAAGAAGACAGCGCGTCTACGAGCTTTGAGGTTAGCTGCTACACTGACCCACTGAGCCTAGAGCATCTAACAGGTAGTTTGGGAGAGTGTATTCGTTACTTTGGTACACAGCCACGCAAGCACCTCCGCTGGGTCTCGAAATTTAACAATGTCGAACCGCTGCTAGAGATTGAACATAATGGGCGGACTCGATGCCGCGTAAGCATTAATGCTAATCCGGTGTCGAAGGGGTTTGAAGGTGGAACAGCAAGTGTGAGCGATCGCATTCAAGCATTAAGAACTTTGGCACTACCAAAATCGCAGGGCGGCGGTGGCTACCCTATCGGTTTTGTCATCGCGCCGATCATGGCCTTTGAAGATTGGAGAGACAGCTACACTCAGCTACTCGAAGAGATTGCTACTGCTATAGATTTTGAGTGCGATCTGACGTTTGAGCTAATCACCCATCGATTTACCGCTAAATCAAAGCAGGTACTAAACGAATGGTATCCCAACAGTGAGCTAGACATGCAAATGGACTCACGAACGACAAAGCGCAACAAATTTGGCGGCATCAAATATGTTTACGATAAAGACACCACACAGGCGTTGCGTAGTTTCTTTGAAGAGAAGATAGAACAGAATTTTACCAACGCGAAAATCTTGTACTGGACATAG
- a CDS encoding TMEM14 family protein produces the protein MNLTFAPLFTLIYGILAIAGGAIGYKQAGSQVSLISGFISGLLLLIAAYLLYGRSQAGPLLAGVVSLVLVIVFVIRLAKTRKFMPAGLMIIMGVINLISLSTLFTSV, from the coding sequence ATGAATCTTACTTTTGCACCTTTGTTTACATTGATCTATGGCATCCTTGCGATCGCAGGGGGCGCCATAGGATACAAGCAAGCAGGTAGTCAGGTCTCTCTTATCTCTGGCTTTATCAGTGGGCTACTGCTATTGATTGCAGCCTATCTACTCTATGGCAGAAGTCAAGCAGGTCCTTTGCTAGCTGGCGTGGTTAGCTTGGTCTTAGTCATCGTTTTCGTTATTCGGCTAGCCAAGACACGTAAGTTTATGCCCGCTGGACTAATGATTATCATGGGTGTGATTAATTTAATCTCTCTTTCAACACTATTTACCTCAGTCTAG
- a CDS encoding ATP-binding protein — MEPNVTANSLPKDVAKIQNYYQQSASLLLYQSVLKSNVGRAFVRLLETLLSIQIVDLKTDNLEASVLTGKTTPALKNARIAACRRAYGEWFFALAARTQSWQQYLIQQILAADTPFSQQAQHLSSMTEGPAESDLSNHFSPSILAAVHHDLVILHNLYSLPTAQISEWVKVTCDSANGDAGGGVDLPAAQSGLEAKLPVEFPYEPEWTGAIRELTVYYRAKGVGLFGQFSAFRWKSAIGQLVGISTPDPIRLSELVGYDHPKQQLIQNTEFLLRGYTAQNVLLYGSRGAGKSSLVKALLNEYSDRGLRLIEVPKVDLPNLPQILEPLSQAPQKFIIFVDDLSFEDDDENFKALKVVLEGGVTVRPQNVVVYATSNRRHLIREFFDERPRPKDADEIQAWDTVQEKLSFSDRFGLTLTFSPADQPTYLTIVRELAKQAGLEIEAGNLDWRARQWATRNNGRSGRTARQFVDFLIAEQAMQ, encoded by the coding sequence ATGGAGCCAAACGTGACGGCCAACTCACTCCCTAAAGATGTTGCCAAAATTCAGAACTACTACCAGCAATCTGCCTCACTGTTACTCTATCAGTCAGTATTAAAGAGTAATGTTGGTCGAGCTTTTGTTCGACTACTCGAAACCTTACTATCGATCCAAATAGTTGATCTAAAGACAGACAACTTAGAAGCAAGCGTACTGACCGGTAAGACTACACCAGCTCTCAAAAATGCACGGATAGCCGCTTGTCGCCGGGCCTACGGGGAATGGTTCTTTGCACTAGCCGCGCGAACACAGAGCTGGCAGCAATACCTTATCCAACAAATTCTAGCTGCTGATACTCCGTTTTCACAGCAGGCACAGCACCTATCTTCAATGACTGAAGGCCCTGCCGAAAGCGACTTATCAAATCACTTTAGCCCTAGCATCCTTGCTGCTGTTCATCACGATCTTGTCATCCTTCACAATCTCTATAGTCTGCCGACAGCGCAGATCAGTGAGTGGGTAAAAGTGACCTGTGATAGTGCAAATGGTGACGCAGGTGGGGGCGTAGACTTGCCTGCTGCTCAATCTGGGTTGGAAGCAAAGCTTCCGGTTGAGTTTCCCTACGAACCAGAATGGACAGGTGCCATACGAGAACTCACTGTCTACTATCGTGCTAAAGGCGTTGGTCTGTTCGGACAATTTAGTGCATTCCGATGGAAATCTGCAATCGGTCAGCTTGTTGGTATTTCAACGCCAGATCCTATCCGACTCTCTGAGCTTGTTGGCTACGACCATCCAAAGCAACAGCTGATTCAGAACACAGAGTTTCTATTGCGAGGTTACACTGCTCAAAATGTATTGTTGTACGGTAGTCGTGGAGCAGGTAAGTCTTCTTTAGTTAAGGCACTGCTCAATGAGTATAGCGATCGCGGTTTGCGTTTAATCGAGGTGCCCAAAGTTGATTTGCCCAACCTGCCTCAGATTCTAGAACCGCTTAGTCAGGCTCCACAGAAGTTCATCATTTTTGTGGACGATTTGTCCTTCGAGGATGATGACGAGAACTTCAAAGCGCTCAAAGTTGTGCTTGAAGGGGGGGTTACGGTCAGACCTCAAAACGTGGTTGTATATGCAACATCGAATCGCCGCCATCTTATTCGTGAGTTCTTCGATGAGCGACCTCGGCCCAAAGATGCCGACGAAATTCAAGCTTGGGATACCGTACAAGAGAAACTTTCGTTTAGCGATCGCTTTGGGCTGACTTTGACCTTTTCTCCTGCCGACCAGCCGACCTACCTGACAATCGTTCGCGAACTTGCCAAACAAGCGGGCTTAGAAATAGAGGCTGGGAACCTAGACTGGCGGGCTCGGCAGTGGGCCACCAGAAACAATGGCCGTTCGGGTCGCACCGCCAGGCAGTTTGTCGACTTCTTAATTGCAGAGCAAGCTATGCAATAA
- a CDS encoding nuclear transport factor 2 family protein, whose translation MAEPSTSPNSHPMAELVLPSPIRRYFETANAGEFGQMAGLFVEEGQLIPPFEKPIVGRKAIAQYLTSEATGMRFTPLDYEALGRDTFDHETLDLEESKTDTSGSSQQLSPHSLVRGKVKTPLFVVNVAWEFVLNETQQIVSVKVKLLAKLNELLKLRS comes from the coding sequence ATGGCAGAGCCCTCCACTTCACCAAACTCCCATCCAATGGCAGAGTTAGTTTTACCCAGTCCGATTCGACGATATTTCGAAACTGCGAACGCGGGTGAGTTTGGGCAGATGGCAGGTTTATTTGTAGAAGAGGGACAGCTCATACCACCTTTTGAGAAGCCTATTGTAGGGAGAAAGGCGATCGCTCAGTATCTAACTTCCGAAGCGACTGGGATGAGATTTACACCTTTAGACTATGAAGCCCTTGGTCGTGACACCTTTGACCACGAAACTCTCGATTTAGAAGAGTCTAAGACTGACACTTCAGGATCATCTCAGCAATTATCCCCACACTCTCTCGTCAGAGGAAAAGTTAAAACACCACTTTTTGTAGTCAACGTCGCTTGGGAATTTGTGCTTAATGAGACTCAACAGATAGTGAGTGTAAAGGTCAAGCTCCTAGCAAAACTGAACGAACTGCTAAAACTAAGATCATAG